The genomic stretch ACAGCGGATCTATCACCGTGGAACAGCTGGAGGAAAGCCACCTAAAGTTGAGCTCAGGCAGAAGCTATATCCTTATGGCCGATCGCTTCCCCGATGGGTTCGTCCAGTATTCGGTGACCGATAGATTCAGGCTCCCCTGGGTAATCTCTTTTCTGCTGTTCTCCGTCCTCTCGGTCTGTATCATAGCAGGCTGGACAGGAGCTAGGGCGGTAATGGGGCTAGGCATATCCCTGCTTGTCCTGGTAAAGGGATTCGTGCCTGCGGTGTTGGCGGGGTATCCTCCCGTTCCCTGTGCCATGGTGGCCTTGGCCGTCCTTTCGGCGGTGACCATCTTTCTGGTGGTCAGGAGGCCCCACTGTAGACCTGTGGTGTTTTTAGGGACTATGGGCGGGGCTGTAGCGGCCTATACGATGGGTGCATCGGCAAACTGGCTCTGGCAGCTCACGGGATTAGGCAGCGACGGGGCCACCCTTTTCGCCAGCACCTTCCCAGGGTACGATATGAGGGGCATCTTTCTGGCCTCGGTGATGGTAGGGTCTATCGGTGCGGTCCTGGATGTGGCTATCTCGGTGACCTCCGCTATGGCGGAGCTGGCGGACTACGATCCGTCTATACCTAAGCCGAGGCTCTGGAAGGCAGGAACCTCCGTAGGCAGGGAAATATTGGGTAGTATGATCAACACCTTAATACTGGCCTATTTCGGGACCTCTTTGGTTATGACCATGATGATGGTCAACTCAGAGCCCTCTTTCGCCTTTCTCTTCAACGATCCTATAGTGAGCCAGGAACTGGTCCAAAGTCTAGCCGGTACTATCGGCCTGCTGTTGACGGTCCCGATGACCACCTTGGCGGGGCTGTGGCTCATGAAAATAAAGACCACCGACGACCTTTAGGTCGTAGGTGGTCTTTATTTTCAAACTCTATCCCTTTATCGCTATCGCCGATGGATCGATGGCCCTGTGGAGCCTCAGAAATAGCATGGTGTACACCGGAGCCGCCATTATGAGGCTCACCGCTGCTCCTGGTATGGTGGTTGCCATCGGAAGGGAGAAGAGGTGGTTAAGGAGAATGGGGACAAGTATCACCGAGGTGACCAGTTGGCTTCCTCCTATGGCGGTCATCACAGGCAGGAATCTCTCCGATTTCCCAATGGCTTTCCAGAAAAGAGAGGGCAGAATACCTGTCAGAGCGGCGGTCACCGTAAAGTGAGGCAGGTAGGCCCCCATAGGGTGAAGGACGAATCCCACTACGTCGCCTACCGCCCCTACCATAGCTCCTGCCAAAGGGCCCATTGTCAGTCCGGTCAGTATGGTGGGGAAGGTTCCAAAGCCTATTCGGATTCCCTCGATTCCTCCTATGGCTATTCTCACGCTGGCAAACCTGGTGAGGACCACGTTGAGGCTCACCATAAGGGCCAGTATTACCAGTTTACGGGTCGAAAACTTCACTTATCTCTCTCCTCTCGGATTTTCTCAGGTATCCCCCTGAGTCGGGAACCTATTTTGCCTTCTTTTGCCTTTTATGGCAAGGGGCTCGCCCTTTTAATTTCTTCTTTCAGTTCTTTCAGAATAAGAGAGCCTTTCCCTTTGTCTTGGACCTTCTCGAGATAGAGTAGTTCGACCTTATCCCCTATGGCCTCTATAAAAGCCTGGCGGTGGGATTTATCGAGCTCCAGATACCTTTGCCCCCTGGACATAGAGGATTTTATCTCCTCAAGCCTTTTTTTGTTGAGGTCCATCTGTGCCTTCATCCCGTAGGGACGAAGTTCCTCGATCGACTCGGTCACTATGGCCCTGATGTCCTCAGGGAGAGAACTCCAGAAGTTCAGATTAGCCATGGTCTGCATGACGTAGATTTTGTGCTGAGACCTTATGTAGTAGTTCTGAGAATCCATAAACCCCATCTCCTGCACTATGTAAGGGGCGTTTTCCTGAGCCTCAACTATGCCAAGCTGAAGGTTACTGTATACCTCTATGAAGGAGACGACCTTAGGGTCTGCCCCTAGTATCCGATAGGATTCGGCGATTATCCCCGAGGGCATGGTTCGGATTTTTAGCCCTTTAAAATCCTTAGGGTGCAGTAAAGGCCTGTTGGAGGTCCAGTCCATAGCCCCTTCGCTCCAGTAGGCCAACACCGTGACGCCGTCTTCTTCGTATACAGACGTAAGGGTCTCGTTAAGGGCTTTGCTGGTATCCAGTATATGTTCGTTGAGATCCTGATCGTCGGGAAACAAAAAAGGTATGGAGAATACCTGATTTTCAGGGACGAAGTCGCCTACCTGTCCTGCGCCGTCCAGGACAAACTCGATGGAGCCTTGGCGACACAGTTGGTAGATCTCCTGAGGCGTCCCCAGAGTCCCGAGAGGGAAGATAGTCAGACTGATCCTGCCATCGGACTTCTCGTCGAGCAATCTGGCGAACTCCCTGGCGTAGAGGTCGCAGACGCTTCCCTCAACCTCTTCTTCCGCTAGCCTCCAGTGGTAGACCTCCGAGCTTGTTGCCTGTCCGGCTACAGCTAGGAGCAACAGGAGAGCTGCGGCTATAATACCTTTCCTCACGGCACATCACCTCTTTCCGTCGTTGTAGCTCCACTATAGGCAAAAAAAACGGGGACCGCAAGGCCCCCGTTTTGATGTGCGGAACTAAAACAGCCCTGAGATCTTTCCGTGCTCGTCGACGTCGATGGCGACGGCGGAGGGCTTTTTAGGAAGCCCGGGCATGGTCATGATGGAACCGGTGATGGCTACCAGGAATCCCGCTCCGGCGGAAATCCTTATCTCCCTGACGGTGACCTCGAAGTCGGTAGGTCTGCCCTTTTTCGCCGGGTCGTCGGAGATGGAGGACTGGGTCTTAGCCATGCAGATGAGCAGGTCGTCCAGTCCAAGGTCGTGGATGGCTTTCAGGTCTTTCTGAGCCTGAGCGGTGAAGGCCACGCCGTTGGCTCCGTATATCTTAGTGGCGATGGTCTCTATCTTCTCCTTAGGGGAGAGTTTCTCGTCGTAGAGGTAGTGGAAGTCGTTAGGCTGATCGCAGGCCTCTATGACCTTCTTTGCAAGGTCGATGCCGCCATCGCCGCCTTTGGCCCATATCTCCGACAGGGCCACAGGCGCTCCCAGCGCGGCGCACTTCTCCTCGACGAGCTTGAGCTCCTCAGGGGTGTCGGTGGGGAATGCGTTGATAGCCACCACCACCGGAAGTCCGAAGGACTTCATGTTCTCTATGTGCTTCTCTAAGTTGGGGATACCGGCGGCCAGGGCCTCCATGTTGACCTCGCCAAGGTTCTCCTTGGCAACCCCTCCGTGGACCTTCAGGGCCCTTACTGTGGCCACTATCACCACCGCGTTAGGCTTGAGGTTCGCCATACGGCACTTGATGTCCAGGAACTTCTCCGCCCCTAAGTCGGCGGCGAAGCCAGCCTCGGTGACGAAGTAATCCGCCAGCTTGAGGCCGTATCTGGTCGCCATGACGCTGTTGCAGCCGTGGGCGATGTTGGCGAAGGGGCCGCCGTGGACGAAAGCCGGAACGTGCTCCAGCGTCTGGACCATGTTGGGCTTCAGGGCGTCTTTGAGCAGCATCGCCATGGCGCCGTGGGCCTTAAGGTCCCCTGCGGTCACCGGCTTGCCCTCGTAGTCGTAGGCCACGATGATCTTTGCGAGCCTGGACTTGAGGTCCGAGATGCTGGTGGAGAGGCAGAGAATTGCCATCACCTCAGAAGCCACGGTGATGTCGAAGCCGTCCTGACGGGGAACGCCGTTGGGCTTGCCGCCAAGGCCGATGACTATGTCCCTGAGGGCACGGTCGTTCATGTCCATGACCCTCTTGAGGGCGATCCTCCTGGGGTCGATGTTGAGCTCGTTGCCCTGGTGGATCGAGTTGTCCAGCATGGCCGCCAGCAGGTTATGGGCTGCGGTGATGGCGTGGAGGTCTCCGGTGAAGTGGATGTTTATGTCCTCCATAGGGACCACCTGGCTGTAGCCACCTCCGGCGGCTCCGCCTTTGACGCCGAAGACAGGTCCTAAGGAGGGCTCTCTGAGGGCGAGGGAGGTCTTCTTGTCCAGCTTGGCTAGGGCCTGAGCCAGTCCCACCGACGTAGTGGTCTTTCCCTCTCCTGCGGCGGTCGGGGTGATGGCTGTGACCAGAATCAGCTTGCCGTCCTCCCTGTCCTTGACCTTGTCCCAGAGATCGTAGGAAACCTTAGCTTTGTACTTGCCGTAATGCTCAAGGTCCTCTTCCCCTACACCTAGCTGGGACGCCACCTCGGTGATGGGCTTCATCTTTGCCTGCTGGGCTATCTCTATGTCCGACAGAAACGCCATGTGTACTCCTCCTCTTGCTTTCTCTGAATATGGGACAGTGTGTCCTCTTTTTTGCCTCGATGGAAAGATATTACCCTACCTTTTTCCTCTCCACAAGTCCCCTCCATGCTTTAGCATGGATTTATATGTGTCTTCAGGCAGGAAGCTCCCCCCTGTGAGCCAGGCTATGGCGGCCTCTCCTGGGAGAGGTTCAAGGGTCGTCAAGCCACAAAGGGCCGCCGCCGCGGAAGGTTCTGCTTTAACCCCTTGAT from Dethiosulfovibrio salsuginis encodes the following:
- a CDS encoding DctP family TRAP transporter solute-binding subunit; this translates as MRKGIIAAALLLLLAVAGQATSSEVYHWRLAEEEVEGSVCDLYAREFARLLDEKSDGRISLTIFPLGTLGTPQEIYQLCRQGSIEFVLDGAGQVGDFVPENQVFSIPFLFPDDQDLNEHILDTSKALNETLTSVYEEDGVTVLAYWSEGAMDWTSNRPLLHPKDFKGLKIRTMPSGIIAESYRILGADPKVVSFIEVYSNLQLGIVEAQENAPYIVQEMGFMDSQNYYIRSQHKIYVMQTMANLNFWSSLPEDIRAIVTESIEELRPYGMKAQMDLNKKRLEEIKSSMSRGQRYLELDKSHRQAFIEAIGDKVELLYLEKVQDKGKGSLILKELKEEIKRASPLP
- a CDS encoding folate family ECF transporter S component → MKFSTRKLVILALMVSLNVVLTRFASVRIAIGGIEGIRIGFGTFPTILTGLTMGPLAGAMVGAVGDVVGFVLHPMGAYLPHFTVTAALTGILPSLFWKAIGKSERFLPVMTAIGGSQLVTSVILVPILLNHLFSLPMATTIPGAAVSLIMAAPVYTMLFLRLHRAIDPSAIAIKG
- a CDS encoding YibE/F family protein, with protein sequence MNRKKTLKTTGAMLLASVLAWAVGVGVGNIVIKAWDYEDSWVVRLEAVRLSPVQGESDEGWLLQSFDLLVTFLSGESAGDSGSITVEQLEESHLKLSSGRSYILMADRFPDGFVQYSVTDRFRLPWVISFLLFSVLSVCIIAGWTGARAVMGLGISLLVLVKGFVPAVLAGYPPVPCAMVALAVLSAVTIFLVVRRPHCRPVVFLGTMGGAVAAYTMGASANWLWQLTGLGSDGATLFASTFPGYDMRGIFLASVMVGSIGAVLDVAISVTSAMAELADYDPSIPKPRLWKAGTSVGREILGSMINTLILAYFGTSLVMTMMMVNSEPSFAFLFNDPIVSQELVQSLAGTIGLLLTVPMTTLAGLWLMKIKTTDDL
- a CDS encoding formate--tetrahydrofolate ligase yields the protein MAFLSDIEIAQQAKMKPITEVASQLGVGEEDLEHYGKYKAKVSYDLWDKVKDREDGKLILVTAITPTAAGEGKTTTSVGLAQALAKLDKKTSLALREPSLGPVFGVKGGAAGGGYSQVVPMEDINIHFTGDLHAITAAHNLLAAMLDNSIHQGNELNIDPRRIALKRVMDMNDRALRDIVIGLGGKPNGVPRQDGFDITVASEVMAILCLSTSISDLKSRLAKIIVAYDYEGKPVTAGDLKAHGAMAMLLKDALKPNMVQTLEHVPAFVHGGPFANIAHGCNSVMATRYGLKLADYFVTEAGFAADLGAEKFLDIKCRMANLKPNAVVIVATVRALKVHGGVAKENLGEVNMEALAAGIPNLEKHIENMKSFGLPVVVAINAFPTDTPEELKLVEEKCAALGAPVALSEIWAKGGDGGIDLAKKVIEACDQPNDFHYLYDEKLSPKEKIETIATKIYGANGVAFTAQAQKDLKAIHDLGLDDLLICMAKTQSSISDDPAKKGRPTDFEVTVREIRISAGAGFLVAITGSIMTMPGLPKKPSAVAIDVDEHGKISGLF